A single window of Girardinichthys multiradiatus isolate DD_20200921_A chromosome 15, DD_fGirMul_XY1, whole genome shotgun sequence DNA harbors:
- the LOC124881633 gene encoding fatty acid-binding protein, brain, which yields MVDAFCATWKLVESENFDEFMKALGVGFATRQVGNVTKPTVIISQEGDKVVIRTQSTFKNTEITFTLGEEFDETTADDRNCKSTVTLEGDKLVHVQKWDGKETKFVREIKDDKMIMNLTFEDVHAVRTYEKA from the exons ATGGTTGACGCCTTCTGTGCCACCTGGAAACTGGTCGAGAGCGAGAACTTCGATGAGTTCATGAAAGCACTTG GTGTGGGCTTTGCCACCAGGCAGGTTGGTAATGTGACCAAGCCGACCGTCATCATCAGCCAGGAGGGAGACAAGGTGGTGATCCGCACCCAGAGCACCTTCAAAAACACAGAGATCACCTTCACACTGGGAGAGGAGTTCGATGAAACCACTGCTGATGACAGAAACTGCAAA TCCACAGTGACTCTGGAGGGGGACAAGCTGGTCCACGTCCAGAAGTGGGACGGCAAAGAGACCAAGTTTGTTAGAGAGATCAAAGACGACAAGATGATCATG AACCTGACCTTTGAAGATGTCCATGCGGTGCGCACCTATGAGAAGGCATGA